A genome region from Panicum virgatum strain AP13 chromosome 4K, P.virgatum_v5, whole genome shotgun sequence includes the following:
- the LOC120702685 gene encoding uncharacterized protein LOC120702685 produces the protein MARASLLPSVIVHVVVVTAFFLRPCAAQSRAANISAVEAAVRDRAFQLLRGAGQLVDVPLPANLSGAGVQASALRVRSNALWADGASAAAGSSGVAFAIPPRVVPAPFARRVAIVFERFAGDGGATAGAALFAAPRGYALAAPVVGILAYDASAGHDARVSLRALGAPVRVEFKNLSTAAAAAKEFNASTARCVMFAASGEVAATHAVASGPACAVTGTGHFGIAVRVPETPPPAASASMVRARWWAWTVGVGAGGVLGASVLGLAVAGAVSWSRRRRREEMERRAMAGEELGRMTVRGSTMPSAKVMRTRPEMVESPSWR, from the coding sequence ATGGCCAGGGCGTCCTTGTTGCCGTCGGTGATTGtgcacgtcgtcgtcgtcactgCGTTCTTCTTGCGTCCCTGCGCTGCCCAGAGCCGCGCCGCGAACATCTCGGCCGTCGAGGCCGCCGTCCGGGACCGCGCGTTCCAGCTGCTCCGCGGCGCGGGACAGCTCGTGGACGTGCCCCTCCCGGCGAACCTCTCCGGCGCGGGCGTCCAGGCCTCGGCGCTGCGCGTGCGCAGCAACGCGCTCTGGGCCGacggcgccagcgccgccgccggctcgtccGGGGTCGCGTTCGCCATCCCGCCGCGCGTCGTCCCGGCCCCGTTCGCGCGCCGCGTCGCCATCGTCTTCGAGCGCTTcgccggcgacggtggcgccaCGGCCGGAGCGGCGCtcttcgccgcgccgcgcgggtaCGCGCTGGCCGCGCCCGTGGTCGGCATCCTCGCGTACGACGCGTCGGCGGGCCACGACGCCCGGGTCTCGCTCCGGGCGCTCGGCGCGCCGGTGCGCGTCGAGTTCAAGAACCTGtctacagcggcggcggcggcgaaggagttCAACGCCAGCACCGCGCGGTGTGTGATGTTCGCGGCCAGCGGGGAGGTCGCCGCCACGCACGCCGTGGCGTCGGGCCCGGCGTGCGCGGTGACCGGCACGGGCCACTTCGGCATTGCGGTGCGGGTGCctgagacgccgccgccggcagcctcgGCCTCGATGGTGAGGGCGAGGTGGTGGGCGTGGACGGtgggcgtcggcgccggcggcgtgctggGAGCCAGCGTCTTGGGGCtcgccgtggccggcgcggTGAGCTGGAGCAGGAGGCGCCGGAGGGAGGAGATGGAGCGGCGGGCAATGGCCGGGGAGGAGCTGGGGAGGATGACGGTGCGTGGGAGCACGATGCCGTCCGCGAAGGTGATGAGGACGCGGCCGGAGATGGTGGAGAGCCCGTCGTGGCGGTAG
- the LOC120702683 gene encoding ABC transporter C family member 10-like, with amino-acid sequence MGPRTSSWMVDLCGSPICSKQAGDSCAWRELFDASTCMNHILAFGIAALVAIVLGIQLLVRIPKSRASERQLVAHGPLQLAGVVFNGCLGLVYLGLGLWMLGMNFSQDAAVYLPHWWLVALSQGFSLILVSIAFSIKRQFLGATSVRIWSVLLTIYAAFICCSSVVNMVAEKAVTMKGCLDVLLLPGALVLLVYGIWHISREDGNGRIGSALYKPLNAEAVDGTDDSGTHVTPFAKAGFFSVMTFWWLNPLMKMGYEKPLEEEDMPLLGASDRAYNQYVMFLEKLNKKKQLQPHGTLSVFWTIISCHRSGIIVSGLFALLKVLTISSGPLLLKAFINVSLGKGSFKYEGYVLAATLFVCKCCESLSQRQWYFRTRRLGLQVRSFLSAAIYKKQQKLSNKAKMKHSSGEIMNYVTVDAYRIGEFPYWFHQTWSTSVQLCIALAILYNAVGLAMIASLAVIIITVLVNAPLAKLQHKFQSRLMEAQDVRLKAMTESLIHMKVLKLYAWEAHFKKVIEGLREVEYKWLSAFQLRRAYNSFLFWSSPVLVSAATFLACYLLNIPLDASNVFTFVATLRLVQDPIRQIPDVIGVVIQAKVAFTRIIKFLDAPELNGEVRKKYCVGTEFPIVMNSCSFSWDENPSKPILKNINLVVKAGEKVAICGEVGSGKSTLLAAVLGEVPKTEGTIQVCGKIAYVSQNAWIQTGTVQDNILFGSSMNKQRYQETLERCSLVKDLEMLPYGDLTQIGERGVNLSGGQKQRVQLARALYQNADIYLLDDPFSAVDAHTATSLFNEYVMGALSDKTVLLVTHQVDFLPVFDSILLMSDGEIIRSAPYQDLLAYCQEFQNLVNAHKDTIGGSDLNEVPTNRANEISIKETNDTHGSRYREIVKPSPADQLIKTEEREIGDTGLKPYILYLCQSKGYLYASICVISHMIFIAGQISQNSWMAANVQSTDVSTLKLISVYITIGICTMFFLLSRSIAMVFLGVRTSRSLFSQLLNSLFRAPMSFFDSTPLGRVLSRVTSDLSIVDLDVPFAFMFSISASLNAYSNLGVLAVVTWQVLFIAVPMIVLAIRLQSYYLASAKELMRINGTTKSALANHLGESVAGAITIRAFEEEDRFFEKNLELVDKNAGPYFYNFAATEWLIQRLETMSAAVLSFSAFVMALLPPGTFSPGFVGMALSYGLSLNMSFVFSIQNQCQLANQIISVERVNQYMDIPSEAAETIEENRPSPDWPQAGRVELRDLKIRYRQDAPLVLHGITCTFEGGDKIGIVGRTGSGKTTLIGALFRLVEPAGGKIIIDSVDITTIGLHDLRSRLGIIPQDPTLFHGTIRYNLDPLGKFSDQQIWEVLDKCQLLEAVQEKEHGLDSIVVEDGSNWSMGQRQLFCLGRALLRRCRILVLDEATASIDNATDAILQKTIRTEFKDCTVITVAHRIPTVMDCSMVLAMSDGKVVEYDKPMKLMETEGSLFRELVKEYWSYTSNGNI; translated from the exons ATGGGTCCCCGAACGA GTTCTTGGATGGTGGACTTGTGCGGCAGCCCAATATGCTCCAAGCAGGCTGGAGACTCCTGCGCGTGGAGGGAACTATTCGACGCCTCCACTTGCATGAATCATATTCTGGCCTTTGGCATTGCTGCTCTGGTCGCCATCGTGCTTGGAATCCAGCTACTTGTTAGAATTCCAAAGAGCAGAGCATCTGAGAGGCAGCTTGTTGCCCACGGTCCGCTGCAGTTGGCTGGTGTGGTGTTCAATGGCTGCTTGGGTCTGGTTTATCTTGGCCTTGGATTGTGGATGCTGGGGATGAACTTCAGTCAGGATGCCGCAGTTTACCTGCCACATTGGTGGTTGGTGGCCTTGTCTCAGGGATTCAGTTTGATACTTGTCAGCATCGCTTTCAGCATCAAAAGGCAGTTCCTTGGAGCCACATCTGTTCGGATTTGGTCAGTTCTGCTTACCATATATGCTGCATTTATTTGCTGCTCCTCGGTTGTTAACATGGTTGCAGAAAAGGCTGTCACCATGAAGGGTTGTTTAGACGTTCTATTGCTACCAGGCGCATTGGTACTCCTTGTCTATGGAATTTGGCATATCAGCAGGGAAGATGGTAATGGAAGAATTGGAAGTGCTTTATATAAGCCCCTGAATGCAGAGGCAGTTGATGGTACAGATGATTCTGGGACTCATGTAACACCATTTGCTAAAGCTGGATTTTTTAGTGTTATGACATTTTGGTGGTTAAATCCTTTGATGAAGATGGGTTACGAGAAGCCCCTTGAGGAGGAAGACATGCCACTTTTAGGTGCTTCAGATCGAGCATATAATCAGTATGTAATGTTTCTGGAGAAGCTGAACAAGAAGAAGCAGTTGCAGCCACATGGCACTCTGTCAGTCTTCTGGACAATCATTTCTTGTCACAGAAGTGGGATCATTGTCTCAGGTTTGTTTGCATTGCTTAAGGTGCTCACAATATCTTCAGGCCCATTGCTTCTGAAAGCATTCATCAATGTTTCACTTGGTAAAGGGTCCTTTAAATATGAAGGCTATGTGCTGGCTGCTACATTGTTCGTTTGCAAATGTTGCGAATCTTTGTCACAACGGCAGTGGTATTTCCGTACTCGAAGGTTAGGACTTCAAGTGAGATCATTCCTATCAGCTGCTATCTATAAGAAACAACAGAAGCTATCAAACAAAGCGAAAATGAAGCATTCTTCTGGAGAGATCATGAACTATGTCACCGTCGACGCCTACCGGATTGGGGAATTCCCATACTGGTTCCATCAGACATGGTCAACAAGCGTCCAACTTTGCATTGCTCTAGCAATTCTGTATAATGCAGTTGGTCTTGCTATGATTGCATCACTTgctgtcatcatcatcactgtACTTGTCAATGCTCCACTGGCCAAGCTGCAACACAAATTTCAGAGTAGACTTATGGAAGCACAAGACGTGAGACTGAAGGCAATGACAGAGTCCTTAATTCATATGAAGGTATTGAAACTTTATGCATGGGAAGCTCATTTCAAGAAGGTCATTGAAGGATTAAGAGAGGTTGAATACAAGTGGCTGTCAGCATTCCAGCTTAGGAGAGCATACAACAGTTTCCTGTTCTGGTCATCACCAGTCTTGGTTTCGGCTGCAACATTCCTGGCGTGCTATCTGTTGAACATTCCTCTTGATGCTAGCAACGTCTTCACTTTTGTAGCAACTCTCCGCCTTGTTCAAGATCCAATTAGGCAGATACCTGATGTTATTGGGGTTGTGATACAAGCTAAAGTTGCTTTCACCAGGATAATAAAGTTTCTTGATGCACCTGAGCTGAATGGAGAAGTTAGGAAGAAATACTGTGTGGGCACCGAGTTTCCAATAGTGATGAACTCCTGCAGTTTCTCATGGGATGAGAACCCATCAAAACCAATTCTAAAGAATATAAATTTGGTAGTCAAAGCTGGAGAGAAGGTTGCAATCTGTGGCGAGGTAGGATCAGGAAAATCAACACTTTTGGCTGCAGTTCTTGGAGAGGTCCCAAAAACTGAAGGCACG ATTCAAGTTTGTggaaaaattgcatatgtttctCAGAATGCATGGATCCAAACAGGAACTGTGCAAGACAATATTCTCTTTGGGTCTTCAATGAACAAGCAAAGATACCAAGAAACGCTTGAGAGGTGCTCTTTAGTAAAGGACCTTGAAATGTTGCCATATGGAGACCTTACTCAAATTGGGGAGAGAGGGGTAAATCTCAGTGGTGGCCAGAAGCAGCGTGTTCAACTTGCTCGTGCGTTATACCAAAATGCAGACATCTATCTTCTTGATGACCCTTTCAGTGCTGTTGATGCCCATACAGCAACAAGTCTTTTTAAT GAATATGTCATGGGAGCTCTATCAGACAAGACTGTTCTTCTGGTGACGCATCAAGTCGATTTTCTCCCTGTGTTTGATTCCATTCTG TTAATGTCAGATGGTGAAATCATTAGATCTGCACCTTATCAAGATCTATTGGCATACTGTCAAGAATTTCAAAACCTTGTAAATGCCCACAAAGATACTATTGGTGGCTCAGATCTTAACGAAGTACCCACCAACAGAGCAAACGAAATTTCAATCAAGGAGACAAATGATACTCATGGAAGCAGATATAGAGAAATTGTGAAGCCATCACCAGCTGATCAACTGATCAAGACAGAAGAAAGGGAAATCGGTGATACAGGTCTCAAGCCTTATATCCTTTACCTGTGTCAGAGTAAAGGCTACCTATATGCCTCTATTTGTGTTATTTCCCACATGATTTTCATAGCTGGGCAAATATCACAAAACTCGTGGATGGCAGCTAATGTCCAGAGTACTGATGTTAGTACACTGAAGTTGATTTCTGTTTACATCACTATCGGAATTTGTACGATGTTCTTCTTGCTATCTAGATCGATAGCGATGGTTTTTCTTGGGGTTCGGACATCAAGGTCTTTGTTTTCCCAGTTACTCAACTCATTATTTCGCGCACCGATGTCCTTTTTTGATTCCACCCCTTTAGGAAGGGTACTGAGTAGG GTTACTTCAGATTTGAGTATTGTTGACCTTGATGTTCCATTTGCCTTCATGTTTAGCATTAGTGCCAGCTTAAATGCATATAGCAATCTGGGGGTACTGGCTGTTGTTACCTGGCAAGTTCTGTTCATCGCAGTGCCAATGATAGTTTTGGCAATCAGGCTGCAG AGCTACTATTTAGCTTCAGCTAAGGAATTGATGAGGATCAATGGTACTACCAAATCTGCTCTGGCTAATCACTTGGGCGAATCGGTTGCAGGGGCTATAACTATAAGGGCCTTTGAGGAAGAGGATCgtttctttgagaaaaatttggAGCTTGTAGACAAGAATGCTGGTCCATACTTCTATAACTTTGCAGCAACTGAATGGCTGATTCAACGTCTGGAGACAATGAGTGCTGCAGTTCTTTCCTTTTCTGCctttgtcatggctcttcttcctcccggaACTTTTAGCCCTG GCTTTGTAGGAATGGCATTGTCGTATGGCCTGTCCTTAAATATGTCCTTTGTTTTCTCCATCCAAAATCAGTGCCAGCTTGCAAATCAAATCATCTCTGTGGAAAGGGTGAACCAGTACATGGATATACCAAGTGAAGCGGCAGAGACTATCGAAGAAAATCGGCCATCACCAGACTGGCCCCAAGCTGGCAGGGTGGAGCTTAGAGATTTGAAG ATTAGGTATAGGCAAGATGCTCCTCTTGTCTTGCATGGAATCACTTGCACATTTGAAGGTGGGGATAAGATTGGCATAGTTGGACGAACAGGAAGTGGCAAGACAACTTTAATTGGCGCATTGTTTCGTCTAGTTGAGCCAGCTGGAGGCAAAATAATAATAGACTCTGTAGATATCACAACAATAGGGTTACATGATCTGCGTTCTCGTTTGGGCATCATTCCACAAGACCCAACACTTTTTCACGGTACCATAAGATATAATCTAGATCCACTTGGGAAGTTCTCGGACCAGCAAATATGGGAG GTTCTCGACAAATGTCAGCTGCTTGAGGCTGTCCAGGAGAAGGAACATGGATTGGATTCAATTG TTGTCGAAGATGGGTCGAACTGGAGCATGGGTCAAAGGCAGCTCTTTTGTTTGGGACGTGCTCTTTTGAGAAGATGCCGCATCTTAGTTCTCGATGAGGCCACAGCTTCTATAGACAATGCAACTGATGCTATACTTCAGAAAACAATCAGGACAGAATTCAAAGATTGCACTGTTATCACGGTCGCACATCGTATACCAACTGTTATGGACTGCTCCATGGTACTTGCAATGAGTGACG GGAAAGTAGTGGAGTATGACAAACCCATGAAGCTCATGGAAACTGAAGGATCTCTCTTCCGTGAGCTTGTCAAAGAATACTGGTCATACACATCAAACGGAAATATTTAA
- the LOC120704969 gene encoding uncharacterized protein LOC120704969, with the protein MRNNNRSTNNRSGSGGVRRRLVGKRRGRRPRMAAGAATATLRWVLQLHRDVPRAARFYAEGLDFSVNVCTLRWAELQSGPLKLALMHTNDSNIASQRVYSSMLSFTVPDINSTVTKLMALGAELDGPIKYEIHGKVAALRCIDGHMLGLYEPA; encoded by the exons atgagaaat aataatagatccacaaataATAGATCTGGGAGTGGTGGCGTGCGTCGTCGTCTCGTCGGCAAGCGGAGAGGGAGGCGGCCGCGGATGGCGGCGGgggccgcgacggcgacgctCCGGTGGGTGCTGCAGCTGCACAGGGACGtgccgcgggcggcgcggttCTACGCGGAGGGGCTCGACTTCAGCGTAAACGTCTGCACGCTCCGCTGGGCCGAGCTGCAGTCGGGGCCGCTCAAGCTCGCGCTCATGCACACCAACGACAG TAATATTGCGTCACAGAGAGTATATTCTTCAATGCTATCATTCACTGTACCAGACATTAACAGTACAGTTACAAAGCTAATGGCATTGGGAGCTGAGTTGGATGGACCGATCAAATATGAGATCCATGGAAAG GTTGCAGCCTTACGATGCATCGATGGGCACATGCTAGGTCTTTACGAGCCAGCTTGA